The DNA segment CACATCCCACATTTGACATTCCACATCCCACATTTGACATTTTCCTTACCAACCAAGCAAGTATGCAAAAATCAAAGGTGCAACGATGGTGGCATCTGATTCTACAATGTATTTGGGTGTGTTTTCATCCAATTTTCCCCAAGTGATTTTTTCATTTGGTACCGCCCCGGAGTATGAACCGTAGCTGGTGGTAGAATCAGATATTTGACAGAAATAACTCCAAAAAGGTGTGTCGGTTCTTTCCAAATCCTGATACATCATCGGGACTACACAAATCGGAAAATCACCTGCAATGCCCCCGCCTATCTGGAAAAACCCGATTCCGGGCTCTTGAGAATTATCCGTGTACCAATCGGCCAACCACATCATGTATTCTATTCCCGATTTCATAGTGGATGGCTTTACATCGCCCAACATACAATGGGCTGCGAAAATATTGCCCAGCGTGGAATCTTCCCAGCCAGGGACAATTATTGGCAAGTTCTTTTTGGCAGCAGCCAGCATCCAACTGTTTTTTGGGTCAATTTCATAATACTCTTCCAAATCCCCATCCAACAAAAGCTGGTACAAAAATTCATGCGGAAAAAAGCGTTTTCCTTCCGCCTCAGCCTTTTGCCATTTTTTCACAATCTTATGCTCAATTCTTCTAAAAGCTTCTTCCTCGGGAATACAAGTATCGGTTACCCGGTTCAAACCTTTGTCCAATAATTCTCGCTCTTGTTTGGGCGTCAAATCCCGATAATCAGGAACGCGCTTGTAGTGTGAATGCGCCACCAGGTTCATTACATCCTCTTCCAAATTGGCACCGGTACAGGAAATAATCTGGATTTTATCCTGACGAATCATCTCTGCCAGCGACTTGCCCAGCTCGGCCGTACTCATTGCACCTGCCAATGAGACCAACATTTTCCCGCCATTGTTCAGGTGTTTTTCATAGCCTTTTGCAGCATCCACCAGTGCGGCTGCATTAAAATGCAAATAGTGTTTTTCTATAAATTCGGTAATAGGTTTTGACATCTTTGTTTCTGTTTTCTTAAGGATTCATTTGAAATTAAAATAGGCAATATTCAATTAATAGCCCAAAATCTTCAACATGGATTTATAGCTCTGTTCTTTGGCAAATAACTTGGTGCGATACTCTCCATTCTCATCCAAGTCAATTACAACATGCTTGGGTGCGGGAATCAAACAATGCTGAATGCCCCCAAACCCGGCCAGCGATTCTTGATAGGCTCCTGTATTGAAAAAGCCGATGTACTGTTTTCTTTCAGGATCAAATTTGGGCAAATAAATGGCATTGGCATGTTGCTCAGAATTGTAGTAATCATCGCTATCGCAGGTCAGGCCGCCCAAAAATACACGCTGATATTCTTCCCCCCAGTTGTTTACGGGAAGCAGAACAAACCTTTTCCCAATGGCCCAAGCATCGGGCAGTGTAGTCATAAAAGAACTGTCGATCATGTTCCACTGCTCCCTGTCGTTTTGTTTTTTCTGATCTACAATGGAATAAAGCGTAGCCCCGCTTTCTCCTACGGTAAAAGAACCAAATTCGGTAAAAATATCTGGCTCCTGTACGTTTTGCTCATTACACATTTGCTTGATCTGCGCAATGATTTCCTCGGCCATATATTCGTAATCATAGGCAAAAGTGAGGGAGTTCTTAATGGGAAAACCACCACCAATATCCAGTGCCGTTAGATCAGGGCAAATTTTCTTCAACTCGCAATACACGCGCACGCATTTGGCCAACTCATTCCAGTAATAGGCATTGTCGGCTATTCCTGTATTGATGAAAAAGTGCAGCATTTTAAGCTTAAACTTCTTGTTGTTTTGGATTTGCTCTTTGTAATAAGGCACAATATCCTTGTAGCCAATGCCCAATCGACTGGTGTAGAATTCAAATTTAGGATCTTCCTCAGAAGCAATGCGAATACCAATGGGACAGGGTTTTGACAATTGTTTTTCAAGAATTGACAATTCACTTTTATTGTCTAAAATGGGAATGAGGTTCTCAAAGCCATTATTGATAAACTGCGCAATATTGCTGAGATATTGCGGCATTTTAAAACCATTGCAAATGATGTAATGCTGCTTGGTAATGAGTTTTTGCTCCAGCAAGCTTTCTATAATATTTAGGTCAAAAGCTGAACTGGTTTCCAGGTGCGTATCATTTTTCAATACTTCTTCCAGCACAAAAGAGAAATGAGAGCTTTTGGTACAATAGGCATAATGGTATTTGCCCTTGTAATCGGCCTTGGCAATGGCCACATTGAAAAGTCTTTTTGCTTTTTGAATCTGGGCGCTGATTTGCGGCAGATAAGTAATCTTTAAGGGCGTTCCGTATTGCTTGATCAATTCCATTAAAGGGATATCGTGAAATGACAATTCACCATTTTTCACTTCAAATTCTTCCTGCGGAAAATCAAAGGTTTGCTCTATTAAATCGAGG comes from the Chitinophagales bacterium genome and includes:
- a CDS encoding deoxyhypusine synthase family protein; amino-acid sequence: MSKPITEFIEKHYLHFNAAALVDAAKGYEKHLNNGGKMLVSLAGAMSTAELGKSLAEMIRQDKIQIISCTGANLEEDVMNLVAHSHYKRVPDYRDLTPKQERELLDKGLNRVTDTCIPEEEAFRRIEHKIVKKWQKAEAEGKRFFPHEFLYQLLLDGDLEEYYEIDPKNSWMLAAAKKNLPIIVPGWEDSTLGNIFAAHCMLGDVKPSTMKSGIEYMMWLADWYTDNSQEPGIGFFQIGGGIAGDFPICVVPMMYQDLERTDTPFWSYFCQISDSTTSYGSYSGAVPNEKITWGKLDENTPKYIVESDATIVAPLIFAYLLGW
- a CDS encoding arginine decarboxylase; its protein translation is MKKKYLDLIEQTFDFPQEEFEVKNGELSFHDIPLMELIKQYGTPLKITYLPQISAQIQKAKRLFNVAIAKADYKGKYHYAYCTKSSHFSFVLEEVLKNDTHLETSSAFDLNIIESLLEQKLITKQHYIICNGFKMPQYLSNIAQFINNGFENLIPILDNKSELSILEKQLSKPCPIGIRIASEEDPKFEFYTSRLGIGYKDIVPYYKEQIQNNKKFKLKMLHFFINTGIADNAYYWNELAKCVRVYCELKKICPDLTALDIGGGFPIKNSLTFAYDYEYMAEEIIAQIKQMCNEQNVQEPDIFTEFGSFTVGESGATLYSIVDQKKQNDREQWNMIDSSFMTTLPDAWAIGKRFVLLPVNNWGEEYQRVFLGGLTCDSDDYYNSEQHANAIYLPKFDPERKQYIGFFNTGAYQESLAGFGGIQHCLIPAPKHVVIDLDENGEYRTKLFAKEQSYKSMLKILGY